AACCGATGCCGTCCATCAAATAACGATTGCCGGCAATTTTTTCGAGATGCTTATGGATATAGAAACCATATGCAGTGATTTGAAATTCATAATGCCTGGATCGGGACATGTGGGATCGCCAAGCATTTTGATTGGGAAACTTGATATTTCAGGAGAATAGAAAATGGACATGCTTGAAAGATTTAAGAAAAACATAATTGAAAAAAGATTGCTAAAAAGAGGGGATACGGTTGTTCTGGGTATTTCAGGAGGGCCGGATTCTATTTGCATGCTTTCTCTCTTTTTAAGACTCAAGGAAGAATGGGACTTAATATTGATACCCGTGCATCTCAACCATCTGCTAAGGGGAGAAGATTCTGTAAGAGATGCATTGTTCGTTTCTGAGTTTTGCAGACAAAACGGACTGGAATGCCTTTCCTTTGAAAGGGATGTATCAGGTATGGCTGCAAAATGGAAAATTTCCATAGAAGAGGCTGGACGAAGAATAAGGTACGATATATTTATGTCGGTAGCAAAAGATAACAATAGCAGATGCATAGCCCTCGGTCAAAACCGGAACGATCAGGCGGAAACTATATTGATGCGCATGATGAGGGGTACAGGTCTTAAGGGTCTTGCAGGCATAGAGCATAAAAGGGATAACCTGTTCGTTCGGCCCATATTGATTTTTAAACGGTTCGAGATAGAGCGTTACTGCGTAAGAAATGAATTGAATCCGCGCACAGACCTTACCAACCTTGAACCGGTATATACAAGAAATAAAATCAGGCTGGAGCTTTTACCCTACATCGAGGAGAATTTCAACAATAAAATAATAGATTCGCTTTATCGTATGGGGGATATGCTAAGGACTGACAGTGACTTCATCGAAAATGAAGCGGCAAAGGCATTTGATGAAATGGCTAAAATTTATGAAGGTGGAAGGGTTTCTATTGCGAGGAAAGATTTTGATCGAGAGCACAGGGCAGTAAAAACGAGAATACTGAGGCTTGCCATTAAAATTGCCAAGGGAAATCTGATAAATATAACAGGTGAACGCGTTTTATCAGCGATAAATGCAATCGAAAGGACTTCGGCTAAAAAGACGATTGAATTTCCGGGATCAATTGATGTGACTATACAAGGAAACCTAATTGATGTTTCCATAAAGGAGGTTTGCCAAGCAACGGCGGACTTCGAATATGTACTCAAGATAGGGGAAACACTTTACATTGAGGAAACAGGCGATCTGATTGAAATGGAAGTGGTTCCTTTTTCACAAGCATTTAATATGCGAATGGATGATAGGACTGTTTTCATAGATGCAGGCAAAGTTGATAGTGAATCGCTTAGGGTAAGAAACAGGAGAATGGGAGACCGATTTTCTCCCCTGGGGATGAAGGGGACAAAAAAACTAAAGGACTTTCTGATTGATGAAAAAGTTGAAAAAGGAAAGCGTGATTCAGTGTTGCTTCTTTGCGATGAAAATGAAATTATTTGGGTTGCCGGGTATCGGATGAGTGAACTTTACAAGACTGATTCAGACACTAAAAACATGCTTAAAATAACGATTCGGCAAGCTTGTTATGAAAAATGAAATGTGTTAGAATGAAAAGACGCAAGTTTTAATGCATGTGAAGGGGGTATATTTTTGAGAAAGTATTTTAAAGGTGCAAGCTTCTATATACTAGTATTCATCATAATAATTATGATTGTACAGTTTTACGGAAGAGCGCCGCAGGAACAAAAAACCTTGGATATGTCTGGGTTAATAAATGAACTTACAAACGACAATGTCCAGGAAATCAATTTAAATGAAAACCAAATCATAGGCGTTCTCAAGAGCGATGGTTCAACATTCGCCGCCTATATTCCCAAAGTGATTGCTACGGATTCGTTTGTAGCAAGATACATTCTTCCGGGATTGGAAACCGGACAGATCAAGTTGACAGGAGAACCTCCCGTTCAGACACCATGGTTTATAGATATTCTTCCATCGATATTCATGGTTCTGATTTTCGTAGTGTTCTGGTTTGTATTCATGAACCAGTCTCAGGGCGGCGGCGGAAAGGTTATGTCATTCGGGAAAAGCAAAGCCAAACTGCACAAAGAAGATGATAGAAAGCAAATCAGTTTCGACGATGTAGCCGGTCTTGACGAGGAAAAGGAAGAACTCAAGGAAATAGTTGATTTTCTGAAGAATCCGAAAAAATATATTGAACTAGGTGCGCGTATTCCAAGGGGCGTACTTATGATTGGTCCTCCGGGAACAGGAAAAACATATCTGACGAGAGCCGTTGCGGGAGAAGCGGGAGTACCGTTTTTCAGCATCAGCGGATCCGAATTTGTTGAAATGTTTGTTGGAGTAGGAGCTTCGAGGGTAAGAGACCTTTTTGAGCAAGCCAAGAAGAGTTCTCCTTGCATTGTTTTCATTGATGAAATCGATGCAGTCGGACGAAAAAGAGGCGCGGGTCTAGGCGGTGGACATGATGAAAGGGAACAAACCCTAAATCAGCTCCTAGTAGATATGGACGGATTCGGAGACCACGATGGAATCATAATCATTGCAGCCACCAACAGACCGGACATACTTGACCCGGCTTTGCTGAGGCCTGGAAGATTCGATAGACAGGTAAGCGTAGGGGTACCCGATGTTAGGGGCCGTGAGGCCATATTGAAAATTCACTCTAAGAACAAGCCTCTCGATGAGGATGTAAACCTTAAAGTGCTTGCAAGAAGAACGCCGGGATTTACGCCCGCTGATTTGGAAAATCTTTTAAACGAAGGGGCTCTGCTATCTGCAAGAGTAGACAGCAAGACCATTAAAATGGGTACAATAGAGGAAGCCATAACGAAGGTTATAGCTGGACCGGAAAAAAGAAGCAGGGTAATCAGCGACAAAGAAAAAAGACTTACAGCATACCACGAGGGTGGACATGCTGTTTTGGCCAGATTGTTGCCCGACACGGATACTGTCCATCAGGTTACAATAATTCCAAGGGGTAGAGCTGGTGGTTTCACGATGCAATTGCCCAAGGAAGACAAGTACTATGCCACGAAGTCCGAAATGGAAAAGCGTTTGATCATACTTTTGGGTGGCCGTGTGGCGGAATCCTTGATTCTGCATGATATAAGCACCGGAGCCCAGAATGATTTAAAACGCGCTACTGAGATTTCCCGAGCAATGGTTACGCATTACGGAATGAGCGAAAAGCTAGGGACAATGACCTACGGAAATGGTGACGAGGTATTCCTTGGCAGGGATTTGGCAACGATGAAGAATTATTCTGAAGAGGTAGCCTATGAGATAGACAAGGAAATACGTCGAATTATGGATGAATCCTATGACCAGGCAATGAAGCTTTTGCAGAAAAATGTGGATAAGTTGCATCAGATTGCTGAAGCGCTTCTTGAAAGGGAGACAATCAATTCGGAAGAATTTGAGTATATTTTCCGAAACGACTTTGAGAAATTCATGGCTAACCCGGAAGAAGCAACCAAAGAAATCGAAGATGAGAGGAAAAAGGAATTCATGGAATTGTACGGCGATGAAAATGAAAACGGAAAAATCGCTGAAATAATAAGAGATCCAGAAGCCAGCCGAAAGGCAATGAAAAGCATAAAAGAAGAAGAATCATTATCGGAATCGGAAGAAAAAGAAGATCTAGAAAAAACATCCGGTGAAGAATCTTAAAACACGTCTCCGGCATGAACTTCATGCCGGAGTTGTTTATAGAAATGAATAAAAAGGGAGGGCCTTATGGACTTTAATTTAAAAATAGGAATGAAAGCGAGCATGGAAATCATCGTAGACGAGAATCAGACTGCTGCAAGCTATGGGAGCGGCGGGGTTAAGGTATATGCTACACCTGCGATGGTAGGACTTTTAGAGAACACATCGCTGAATGCTGTTGATCCATTCTTGCCGGATGGATATGCGACTGTAGGTACCCACTTGGACATAAAGCACTTAGCGGCAACGCCTGTGGGGATGAAAGTTATTGCCAATGCGGAACTTATAGAAATGGACAGAAAAAAACTTGTTTTCAAGGTAGAGGCTTTTGACGAAAAAGATAAGATAGGAGAAGGCACTCACAGTAGATTCATTATAGAAAAGAAAGCATTTTTAAAGATGGCAGAAGAAAAAGCTTCTGGAAAATAGAGGGGCTTGATTTGGCATGGAAGCGAAAGCTTTCATGCCGTTTTAGGTTAATGGACAAAGCTTTAACGGAATGCTAATGAATCCATTCATTTTAATATTCGCGTCTGCGTTTTTTGGACTCCTGCTTGGTAAAATTGCCTTGGGCAGATTCAAAGTAGGCGTTTCGGGAGCGCTTTTTAGCGGACTTGTTTTGGTATGCCTAGTGGGATATGCCTTTGGAAAATGCGGATTGCCTATTGGCAATTTGGGTAAGTTTACATTGGGCTCAACGGGAGGCGTTTTGTTCGCGGCGCTCGGGTTATGACACATTGGGAGGTTTGGACCCTTTGTTTTCAGAATGGACAGTTACTTCCTAAGCGTACTTAGACAAATATCATTGGCCTTCTTTCTTTCCATAGTCGGATTGCGCAACGGCTACGCTGTATTTGCGGCCTTGAATGAATCGGGCGTTGGATTGGCTCTCTCGGCTTTGATTATCGGGACGGCGTCCATGGCGGTTGGTTTTTTGATAGGAAGATACGTGTTTAAGATAAATTGGATTATGCTTTCCGGCGCCATTTGCGGAGGAATGACCTCTACTCCGGGTTTGGGCGCGGCTATAGACGCCGCGGAGAGCGACGATCCTGCGGCTGGCTATGGAGCTACATATCCCTTTGCACTTTTGGGAATGGTTCTATTTACCCTTATGCTTAATGCGTTTACATATTAATGAAGGTTTTCAAAAGGAATATGGCATTAAAATGGCGAGGTAGGTGGAGAACAGTTTGCTACAGTGATGAAGATGTGCTTATAAAAGAACATCCC
The sequence above is a segment of the Peptostreptococcaceae bacterium genome. Coding sequences within it:
- a CDS encoding TldD/PmbA family protein codes for the protein TDAVHQITIAGNFFEMLMDIETICSDLKFIMPGSGHVGSPSILIGKLDISGE
- the tilS gene encoding tRNA lysidine(34) synthetase TilS, with translation MDMLERFKKNIIEKRLLKRGDTVVLGISGGPDSICMLSLFLRLKEEWDLILIPVHLNHLLRGEDSVRDALFVSEFCRQNGLECLSFERDVSGMAAKWKISIEEAGRRIRYDIFMSVAKDNNSRCIALGQNRNDQAETILMRMMRGTGLKGLAGIEHKRDNLFVRPILIFKRFEIERYCVRNELNPRTDLTNLEPVYTRNKIRLELLPYIEENFNNKIIDSLYRMGDMLRTDSDFIENEAAKAFDEMAKIYEGGRVSIARKDFDREHRAVKTRILRLAIKIAKGNLINITGERVLSAINAIERTSAKKTIEFPGSIDVTIQGNLIDVSIKEVCQATADFEYVLKIGETLYIEETGDLIEMEVVPFSQAFNMRMDDRTVFIDAGKVDSESLRVRNRRMGDRFSPLGMKGTKKLKDFLIDEKVEKGKRDSVLLLCDENEIIWVAGYRMSELYKTDSDTKNMLKITIRQACYEK
- the ftsH gene encoding ATP-dependent zinc metalloprotease FtsH; amino-acid sequence: MRKYFKGASFYILVFIIIIMIVQFYGRAPQEQKTLDMSGLINELTNDNVQEINLNENQIIGVLKSDGSTFAAYIPKVIATDSFVARYILPGLETGQIKLTGEPPVQTPWFIDILPSIFMVLIFVVFWFVFMNQSQGGGGKVMSFGKSKAKLHKEDDRKQISFDDVAGLDEEKEELKEIVDFLKNPKKYIELGARIPRGVLMIGPPGTGKTYLTRAVAGEAGVPFFSISGSEFVEMFVGVGASRVRDLFEQAKKSSPCIVFIDEIDAVGRKRGAGLGGGHDEREQTLNQLLVDMDGFGDHDGIIIIAATNRPDILDPALLRPGRFDRQVSVGVPDVRGREAILKIHSKNKPLDEDVNLKVLARRTPGFTPADLENLLNEGALLSARVDSKTIKMGTIEEAITKVIAGPEKRSRVISDKEKRLTAYHEGGHAVLARLLPDTDTVHQVTIIPRGRAGGFTMQLPKEDKYYATKSEMEKRLIILLGGRVAESLILHDISTGAQNDLKRATEISRAMVTHYGMSEKLGTMTYGNGDEVFLGRDLATMKNYSEEVAYEIDKEIRRIMDESYDQAMKLLQKNVDKLHQIAEALLERETINSEEFEYIFRNDFEKFMANPEEATKEIEDERKKEFMELYGDENENGKIAEIIRDPEASRKAMKSIKEEESLSESEEKEDLEKTSGEES
- a CDS encoding thioesterase family protein, yielding MDFNLKIGMKASMEIIVDENQTAASYGSGGVKVYATPAMVGLLENTSLNAVDPFLPDGYATVGTHLDIKHLAATPVGMKVIANAELIEMDRKKLVFKVEAFDEKDKIGEGTHSRFIIEKKAFLKMAEEKASGK